Below is a genomic region from Zea mays cultivar B73 chromosome 9, Zm-B73-REFERENCE-NAM-5.0, whole genome shotgun sequence.
CAGTGCGTTGTGGAGCGAGAGGAAGAACGCCCATCGCACACGAAAGCCTCATATCCTTTCCTTGGGAGTCAAACGTGGATCTCCCGCGTCCAAGCCTTCCTCCGCGAGTGGATGAAGCGGACCTGTATTTCCATTTTCACCTTTTGGGAACATGCAAGACAGCAACCCGAGTAGCAGCATGATTCACATGATTATTCTCCGCGCACCAACGGCATCCAACGACCAGATGAAATAATTTGTAAGCTGCAAATATAATATAATGAGCAAACGAAATGGTTGAAGGACATACATATATACGGGCCCACCTTATTTTCAGCTCCTGTTTGAAATCGGATTAACACAAACTCAAAAAAGCTATCTGGTGACGGCCGGGGTGCGTGCGATACTTTTTTTGTTGTTGTACAGTATGGTTTTCAGTAGGCGCGCATGTCATGCATAACGAACTTACCAGTTGATGATAAATGTTCCATTGTTGTTTTTGCATTTTGTGTAGCAGATTATATGTGAAAAAAAAGCACTCAACAAAAAAAAAAGGCGTGGTTGCACAGAACCACTCAAGACGACGTATTGCTTGGCAGGGGATGGCCATTGGGGAATCGCCAAATGATCCTGCCTTTGGAGGGACGAGAAATTTGGCTCCGGATCCTCCACGTAAGAATCCCTCCCATCCTCATATCTCTTGCTCCCCGCTCATTGGCCGCATCCGCATCAGCATCACGGCGCGCGCGTACTTATTCTCCCCCGCCCGCCCTAgctgatctctctctctctctccctctcttcgtTCTCCTCCACACACCGAGCCGACCGAGCACATCATCATTCTCTCGCAAGGCACCGCGTGTACGAGCTAGCCAAGCGGCCGGGGCAGAAGCAAACAAGCTCACACAAACCACACGCGGAGAGCCAGAGGAGTGGTGGAAGGAGGAGGAAGAGCGAGGGGTCAAGGGCTCAAGCTCAAGAGAGAGCGAGTGAGTTCACTCAACGTGCGGCGGCGGCGACGTCCTACGTCCTACGCACAGGATGTCGGCGTCGAGCGCCGCGTGCCGCGTATGTGGCGGCGTAGCGGAGTGCGCGTGCCACGGCCACGGCGCCGGCGCGCGGTGCGGGGCCGCCGTCGCGGACCTCAACCGCGGGTTTCCCGGGATGTGGCACCAGCACCACCAgcagccggaggaggaggagcccAGCGTCGCCGGCGGTGGCGCGGCGGCGGGGCTGCAGGAGTTCCAGTTCTTCGGccacgacgacgaccacgacagcgTGGCGTGGCTGTTCAACGACCCGGCGCCCCACCTGCACCGCGGCCCGGCGCCGGCCGCGGGCGCGGCCGGGAACGGGGTTGTGGCCGAGGCCGCGCAGCGGAGAGCGCCGCTGTTCGACGGGTACGCGCACGCTCAGTACGGCCAGCTGCCGGGCCACGGGCTCATGTTCGACGTGCCGCTGGGCcggggcggcgacgacgacgcggCGGTGCTGGAGGCAGGGCTGGGGCtaggcggcgccggcgccggcgccggcgacaGCAATCCAGCGACGACGTCCAGCGCCACAATCGTGAGTGCTTCGATTATCCATCTCTGTGTCCTCAATCGTCGTGAGTCGTGACCCCCGTCGACAAGTCCAATAATAATTTCAAAGCTGATATGCATGCGATTCGTGTTACGTGGTTGTGCACAATTGCGTGCGGTTAATTGCTTCATATGCTTGAGAGGGAGATTTAAAAGATCGAGCTACGTACGTCCTAATTTCGCTAGCTTAATTTGCATTGTACTATACCCAGATTTTAATTTGGCCGATAACACAAGTGATTATTGGAAACGTCAAAAAGCCGCCAATTTGTGGTCCAGCGTCACTCCGACTAGTAAGGAGTAGGACTACGTACGGAGCTAGCTAGCTAGTCCAAAACAGTGCACCGTCACGACTATAAGTCACAGTCCTGTCTTTCTTCTTTCTTCCTTCTCCTCTTCTACCTTTCCAACTCAATAGGATAAAAGTCACATTATTAAAGCCTGACTTTAGGCCTATTTATTTGAAATTATAATCTATCCAGACATATAATCTAATATATTTTAAACTAAGTGTTAGTTCAAAATATGTTACATCATATAATCTTGACAAACTATATGTAATCCCAAACAAACGAGCTCTTTGTTTATATCAACGAAATTCCTGGTAATCATAAGATCTGCATCAAGCCATCAACGCTTATTAGATCGGACAGCTCTACCTATATATCTATCAAACCATCTATCTATACATCTATCTATACTAAGAAGAAGGTACAGAAATTGCAAAGCCATGCATACACATTATAATTTACATTTACAGTATAGTATAAGAAGATAGAAGGGGAACAATCGCGGAGAACATCATCAGTTAATTGCAGTTATACTTCATTTGTTCAGTGGCTAGTGAGAACACTAAAATTAAGCTAGTATGACAACATGACGGAATTTTGATTGGGTTTACAATGATGCACAAATGAAGTGGAACAAGGTCCTTGCCCAAATACaaggtttttctttttctttttcctttaccCTTCAGTGTCGCTATCTTTCTGACAACATGCTGATAATTACAAAAACTGGCAAATACAATTTTCGTTCTTTTCTCCCTTGCTACCGCTATTTGTCTATCATTGTGCTCACGACGGGCCGTGAAGATAACCCTGGCCAACAGGCAGCTACTCAATTCTCATTTCATGTGGTTCTGTTCTACGTACAATATTGATCCCAACTTCTCATCATTTCTGTTGAGTAGTACTGTCATCTCTTTTTTTTTCTGAAAAGGATTGAGTAGTGTTATCTTACTGAGTGCTGCCACACTGTAACCAGTTTCCGAATATAACAGCAAGTTTAATAATACAGCTGACTTCTGACGGTAAAGATCATTGCAGCCTGCTATTTAGCCAACCTATATAATAGTTAACTCTTCACTATTAATGCATGATTCTACCTCACAAATTTTTTTGTTCTAATATCCGCTTCTCCTGTCTCTACTCTTCTCTTTCCTCCACATAAGCAtttagacaacttatatcatctaAACAGAAGCGATGTTATCTTACTGAATGTTGTCATGGCCCATAGCTCATCTCAAAAGCAGGAATCCATGTGAGAGAATTGGATCTGGGTCCTTGTAATTTTATTCCATTATTTATGATCAAATTAAGATGGCGCTACATGCATCTAGGAATGTAGTGGGTTCCTGAAGTGTTATGTGGGTCAGCTAGTCCAGTTCGTCATTTCTTCCCCTACATGGCTAACAACATGCATGTTGGAGTTTACATCCGATCCCTACACATGCATCGGCGGTGCCTTATTATGTTGGATCGACACGTACGTCCTTTTTCAGATGTCCTTCTGCGGGAGCACGTTCACCGACGCGGCGGCCAACGGCAGCGCAAGCGGCGCCGACCCGGCAGTGGACCGGGAGGCGAAGGTGATGCGGTACAAGGAGAAGCGGAAGAGGAGGCGCTACGAGAAGCAGATTCGCTACGCTTCCCGTAAGGCGTACGCGGAGATGCGGCCGCGCGTCAAGGGCCGCTTCGCCAAGGTGCCCGACGGTGATGCTCCCGCGCCACCAGCGCCGGCCGCTGCGGGGGGCTACGAACCAGGCCGGCTCGACCTCGGATGGTTCCGTTCATAGCAAACA
It encodes:
- the LOC103638936 gene encoding transcription factor GHD7, producing MSASSAACRVCGGVAECACHGHGAGARCGAAVADLNRGFPGMWHQHHQQPEEEEPSVAGGGAAAGLQEFQFFGHDDDHDSVAWLFNDPAPHLHRGPAPAAGAAGNGVVAEAAQRRAPLFDGYAHAQYGQLPGHGLMFDVPLGRGGDDDAAVLEAGLGLGGAGAGAGDSNPATTSSATIMSFCGSTFTDAAANGSASGADPAVDREAKVMRYKEKRKRRRYEKQIRYASRKAYAEMRPRVKGRFAKVPDGDAPAPPAPAAAGGYEPGRLDLGWFRS